TGGCAGGTAGAATGGGCAAAGTGGATAAATGGTGCTCGACTGATCTACATGTCCACAGAGAACGGTTATCTCACTCGTACTTTTAGCCAGTTCGAAGTCTCAAGCCGGCAAAAGGTTGAGTTCTTTGGGGACAGTGGCAATCCGAGGATGATAACCGGGCCACAATTATCGGAGAATGACGAACCATTCTTGATCTTTGAAGCTTCAAGATGGAACGAACCCGGCGAGTTGATGAGGGTGAAGGCCCATTGTCCTGTTGGTCAACTCTCGACCGGAGGATGTCCCCAGATCCGAATTCCGGACTTTGTTACTCAAACCACTCCGAAAGATTTCGGAAACAGAAGATGGACAGAACCAAAATTCATCGAAATAAACTCAAAGGATGGCAAGAAGATCCCGGCAAAGATATATCTACCGCCCGGCCATGACCCCAAGAAGAAATACCCAATGGCGATATTTGTTCACGGTGCGGGTTACTTGCAGAACGTTATCAACGGCTGGAACAACTATTATCGCGAGTTCATGTTCAACGATATGCTTGCTAAGAAAGGCTACGTTGTTTTGGACATTGATTTTCGCGGATCGGCCGGTTACGGACGCGATTGGCGAACCGACGTTTATGATTTCCTCGGCGGCAAGGATTTTGACGATCACATCGATTCGATCGATCACATGGTCGCCAACTACGGCGTCAACCAAAGCAAAATTGGTGTTTACGGGGGCAGCTACGGCGGCTTTATGGCAGGAATGCTGGCTATGCGGGCTCCTGAACGGATTGCGGCGGCAGCGGCGTTGAGGCCTGTTTTCGATTGGAAGAACTATTACGCTGCCAATCCATTCTACACGGCCCAACGACTTGGTTTTCCTGAGAAAAATCCCGAAGCATACAAGCGCAGCTCGCCGATATCTTATGCGGACAAACTCGAACGCCCGCTTTTGATCCTGCACGGAATGGCCGATGACAACGTCCACGTTCAGGATTCAGTTCAGCTGATCGAAAAGCTAATTCGGCTAAACAAAACACAGTATTTCGACGTGATGTTCTATCCGTCGGAAAATCACGGCTTTATCCGACCCGAGAGTTGGGCCGATGAATACGAACGCATTTTGTTGTTGTTTGAGAAACATCTTAAGTAAATGGACATTCGTGAACGGAAAATGGAGAATGTTGCGATGGCTCTCGATTTTAGAGGCCGGATCATCCGTTTTTCATTATGCGCATCTTAGTCACCGGCGGTGCCGGTTTTATCGGCTCGCATCTGTGCGAGCGGTTGCTGAACGAGGGGCATGAGGTCGTATGTCTCGACAACTTCTTCACCGGTCGAAAAAGCAATGTTCTTCACCTGCTGGATGACCGTAATTTCGAATTGATCCGTCATGACGTTACCGAACCGATATTGCTCGAAGTAGACCAGATCTATAATCTTGCCTGCCCGGCGTCGCCGGTCCATTATCAGTACAATCCGGTCAAAACGGTTAAGACAAGTGTGATGGGAGCGATAAATATGCTTGGGATGGCCAAACGTGTTCGAGCAAGAATACTTCAGGCGTCGACAAGCGAGGTCTACGGCGATCCATTGATCCACCCGCAAACCGAGGACTATTTCGGGAATGTCAATCCGATCGGGCTAAGAAGCTGTTACGATGAAGGCAAACGCGTCGCCGAAACACTGATGATGGATTACCATCGTCAAAACGGGGTCGACACGCGCATCGTTCGCATTTTCAATACTTACGGCGAGCGAATGCTTGAGAATGATGGCCGGGTGGTCTCGAATTTTGTCGTCCAGGCCCTTCGAGGCGAACCGTTGACGATCTATGGTGACGGCTCGCAGACACGTTCGTTCTGTTATGTCAGCGATCTCGTCGACGGCATTATACGCCTTATGAATGCCGAGGCGGACGATATACATCTACCGGTGAACATCGGAAATCCGGGTGAGTTCACGATGAATGAACTCGCTTCCGAAGTCGGCTTCGCCACCGGAATGCAGATCTCGATCGCGTACTTCCCGTTGCCGAAAGACGATCCAAAACAACGGCGTCCCAACATAGAGCGTGCAAACAGACTTCTCGATTGGGAACCAAAAGTCCCCCTAGCTGAAGGTCTGAAAAAGACCGTGGAGTACTTTTCAAATACGATAAAGAACCTGAAATGAAGATTTTAATTACCGGCGGAGCCGGATTCGTCGGCAGCCATCTTGCAGACAAACTGATCGCCCAGGGGCATG
The DNA window shown above is from Chloracidobacterium sp. and carries:
- a CDS encoding SDR family oxidoreductase; translation: MRILVTGGAGFIGSHLCERLLNEGHEVVCLDNFFTGRKSNVLHLLDDRNFELIRHDVTEPILLEVDQIYNLACPASPVHYQYNPVKTVKTSVMGAINMLGMAKRVRARILQASTSEVYGDPLIHPQTEDYFGNVNPIGLRSCYDEGKRVAETLMMDYHRQNGVDTRIVRIFNTYGERMLENDGRVVSNFVVQALRGEPLTIYGDGSQTRSFCYVSDLVDGIIRLMNAEADDIHLPVNIGNPGEFTMNELASEVGFATGMQISIAYFPLPKDDPKQRRPNIERANRLLDWEPKVPLAEGLKKTVEYFSNTIKNLK